In Oenanthe melanoleuca isolate GR-GAL-2019-014 chromosome 10, OMel1.0, whole genome shotgun sequence, a single window of DNA contains:
- the ZFAND6 gene encoding AN1-type zinc finger protein 6 isoform X2 gives MAQETNRSQVPMLCSTGCGFYGNPRTNGMCSVCYKEHLQRQNSNGRISPPAASVSSITESLPVQCTEGSAQETQSTLDSTSTPSMQPSPVSSQSLLTESVASSQPDSTAVDKTVPETEELQASVSENAEPTPEEQDKSLDKPKQKKNRCFMCRKKVGLTGFECRCGNVYCGMHRYSDVHSCSYNYKADAAEKIRKENPVVVGEKIQKI, from the exons ATGGCTCAAGAAACTAACCGCAGCCAAGTGCCTATGCTTTGTTCCACTGGCTGCGGATTTTACGGGAATCCTCGCACAAATGGCATGTGTTCAGTGTGCTACAAAGAGCACCTTCAAAGGCAGAACAGCAATGGTAGAATTAGCCCACCTG CAGCCTCTGTCAGTAGTATCACCGAGTCCTTACCGGTCCAGTGCACAgagggcagtgcccaggaaaCTCAGTCCACTTTAGATTCTACATCGACTCCATCTATGCAGCCAAG ccctgtgtcAAGTCAGTCACTTTTAACAGAATCTGTAGCATCATCCCAACCGGATAGTACGGCTGTGGACAAAACAGTACCTGAGACAGAAGAGTTGCAAG CTTCAGTGTCAGAGAATGCAGAGCCTACACCTGAAGAACAGGACAAGTCGCTTgacaaaccaaaacagaaaaagaatcGTTGTTTCATGTGCAGGAAGAAGGTTGGACTGACTG GGTTTGAATGTCGGTGTGGGAACGTTTACTGTGGAATGCACCGTTACTCAGATGTACACAGTTGCTCTTATAATTACAAAGCTGATGCTgctgagaaaatcagaaaagagAATCCTGTAGTTGTTGGGGAAAAGATCCAGAAGATCTga
- the ZFAND6 gene encoding AN1-type zinc finger protein 6 isoform X1, whose translation MFIEEGRMAQETNRSQVPMLCSTGCGFYGNPRTNGMCSVCYKEHLQRQNSNGRISPPAASVSSITESLPVQCTEGSAQETQSTLDSTSTPSMQPSPVSSQSLLTESVASSQPDSTAVDKTVPETEELQASVSENAEPTPEEQDKSLDKPKQKKNRCFMCRKKVGLTGFECRCGNVYCGMHRYSDVHSCSYNYKADAAEKIRKENPVVVGEKIQKI comes from the exons GTTTATAGAAGAAGGGAGGATGGCTCAAGAAACTAACCGCAGCCAAGTGCCTATGCTTTGTTCCACTGGCTGCGGATTTTACGGGAATCCTCGCACAAATGGCATGTGTTCAGTGTGCTACAAAGAGCACCTTCAAAGGCAGAACAGCAATGGTAGAATTAGCCCACCTG CAGCCTCTGTCAGTAGTATCACCGAGTCCTTACCGGTCCAGTGCACAgagggcagtgcccaggaaaCTCAGTCCACTTTAGATTCTACATCGACTCCATCTATGCAGCCAAG ccctgtgtcAAGTCAGTCACTTTTAACAGAATCTGTAGCATCATCCCAACCGGATAGTACGGCTGTGGACAAAACAGTACCTGAGACAGAAGAGTTGCAAG CTTCAGTGTCAGAGAATGCAGAGCCTACACCTGAAGAACAGGACAAGTCGCTTgacaaaccaaaacagaaaaagaatcGTTGTTTCATGTGCAGGAAGAAGGTTGGACTGACTG GGTTTGAATGTCGGTGTGGGAACGTTTACTGTGGAATGCACCGTTACTCAGATGTACACAGTTGCTCTTATAATTACAAAGCTGATGCTgctgagaaaatcagaaaagagAATCCTGTAGTTGTTGGGGAAAAGATCCAGAAGATCTga